The DNA segment CAGGCTTTTCCTCTCAAAGGGCCTTTTGGCAGTAGGGGCGCTCTCTGGGAAGAAGGTGAAGACCTGCAGCTGCTGGAGGACCCTGCTATGCTCTTCCTGGAAGATGGCAACCAGATTCCCCTCTTTGCCGACCACTTGCAGCAGCTAGGAGAAACAGGAAGGCAACAGAGCCATGACAGCAATGGAAACATAGGGCCAGGGCCTTTGAACTTCTGTTCAAAGATGGGCCAATAGGCAGCCATTGTTCCTTGCAGGGTAACACCAGAGATGACTCTAGAAGCCCAGCACCAGAGAGGGCTACTTGCCCTCTTTTCCTGATTAACAGAGGTCAATATTAATAGTTATGTCCTGGGTCAACCTCTTCATCCCAAGCAGTGTTCGGGTTCAGAGGGCTTATAAAGGAAGAGCTGTAGATCAGtgctggagcatctgctttgcaggcagaagatcTCAGATTCAATccatgcatctccaggtaggaaatcctgaaaccctggggaattTCTCCTActtagtcagtgtagaccaggtgtgtggaacctttggctctccagatgttgctaactacaactcccatcagccccagcaaagcatggccagtgggccagggatgatgggagttgtagaaacagctggagggccaaaggtttcccacacctagtCTAGACAAAACTGAGTGAGACAAACCAATGGATCTGACTCATTatacaggcagcttcctatgttaagcAAGACCTTCCCATTGCCATTTTCCCCTGTGGCATATACAGCCTAGGGGCAAAGAATGACCTCACGGGAATTCAGAGATTGTACAAACACAATCGTCACTCCCAGGCATACGTACCTGACTAGGGGAGGAGATTTGAGGGTGGAAGCCCAAAGGCAACCCCCACATTGGAGAGAGAAAACATCAGCCAATCTGAAATCCCAACTCACAAGGCAACTTTCAAATAGCAGAAGGCCTACCTAGGGTGTGCCTTTTCCTCCCCTGGCCCAACTGGAGTGTGCACTcattgaaaatatggaataaacatTAAAAGGGGGGAACAAATCAGACAGCCCAATATGCTCTTTCCTTCTGACCCCTGCTTGTCACAGATGGGACATAGTTCAGgggcagagcatttgccttgcacacaagaaggtcccaggttcaatccctggcatctgcaggtggggctgggagaacaCCCtaactgaaatcctggagagccactgccagccagtgtagacaatactgaactagatgggtctgattcaatataaggcagcttcctatgttcctagaaaaCATGCATCTGGAGGGGTGACTTGCATTTGTCCTACCCTCTTGTATAATTACCAAAAGAAGAGGCTGCAGCTCTTGCAACACCAGGCGCACAaagtcacagtgggcctccacaTAGCCACGCAGGCAGCTGGTGAAGAGATCCTTGGCGCAGCACTGGAATTTGGGCAGCTCATCCAGTAGCTGTGTGTTCAAGGCTTCGTAATTGTTGCGCGCCGACTGTAATTCTTCTAAGGTCCGCTTGTCCTTCAGTCTCTCGGCACGCTCCGTGCAAGTGTGGAAGTCCAGGAGCTTGTCAAATCGTTTCTGCACCAGTTTGTGAGGCCCAGCAAACATGTTCAGCAGTTGATTCAGAGGAGAGATCACCAGCCGCTCTGTGCGCTCCTTCTAGAACGGGCACAATCACACCTGTGTATCATAGCAGATGCTTTCCCCACAGTATTTCTGTACTGAATCATTATTTTATTAGTTTCAGTACTGTACTGGAGGAAAGTAGCACATGGAAACAAGGATTTTCCCCTCTTTCTGCAGAaaatttctttccccccccccaaaagcaagCAAATGCATTTCTTTACATCGTCAACAATTCGGAAAGGCATCTTCCGTGTCCATCATCACCCCATGTATCTTTTAAGAGAAAGACTGTCGCCATCTCTTTTCTATCTCAGCTCCTTCACGGAAGATCTCCTCCGCCTACCAGCAGTTTCACCATCCTGACTGGTTTTCTCCTCCCCATTTCCTGCTGTAAATTTTCCTCATACTAAAGCATTTTCTAGCCTCTTCCAAGCAAAGCCCTTTTGCATCTCTTTCTGCAATGGACTGAATCTGTGCCCAGGAGGAGGCGGCACCTGACACAGGAAGGAAGCAAAGACCTCAACTCACAAAATCAGAGAAGAGCTGGTCACTGATGAGGCGATGGACCTTCTGGAACTGTTCCAACTCAGCACTGCCCTTCTCCATGCACAGGTCCCACATACTCAGAGCTGCCATCACTTTAACACAGGCCGACTCCTGAGGGCCGAGAGATGCAGATGTCAGCTGGGCTGAAGCTATTTGAAACTCCTGCAAGTCCAGCCATAGCCAGCTCCCAGAGCTGTGAGGAAGAAAGTACTGCACAAACCTAGCCAAGGCAGGATCCTTAAGTTCACTAGTCAAGGCCAGCTCTCAGCCCCACTGGACAGCTTAGTCCCCTGTCATTCATAAGGTTCCCCCACCCAGCCAGACACACATATGCTTATTCACCCGGACATGCTGAAGGTAAAGGGAAAGGTCCCGGATGAAAGATTTAATCAGCCGTTCCTGCATCCGAAAATTCTTCTCCGTCTCCTCAAAAGCCTCATCCTTGAGCTATAACAGAAAGGGAAGGGAGAGTTGATAGGTGCTATGGAGCTTCCTTGACCAGTGAACCCCACACCCTTGTGACTGTTCCCCAGGGCACATGGACAGAGTCAGCATTTACCTGGGGTGCAAAACCtgtgaggtgcttgaggtggctACTGACACGATTGGATTTCTTGATGATGGAATGGAAATTGAGTTTGGAGATCTTCTCAATGAGGCTGTCATCATCAGTCTTGCGGTACTTCAGCActttaaaaaagtgggggaagagACAGTCAACACCCATACCAGAGAGTTAATCATAAAATAACAGAGTGTGAAgatacctcaaaggtcatctagtccaacctcctgcaaGTACAGGAAATCCATTAGGACTGTGCCATCACGGGTAATTTCCCTCTCAGCCCAGACACAATCCTCTGCCAGTTCACGCTTCCCCTGCAGTACCATTCCAAACAGGACTAGCACCACTGGAGGTAAGTGGGTACATTTCCCTTTTGACACTTGCCTCTTTGTAACTGAACAGCAACTGGATTATTCATCCTGCCAATTAGGGATGGCTGGGTTAAACCAAATGGACTTTTACTTTTACTTCCAGCAGCCACTAGAAGGTGCTTCATCTTTCTTTAAGATCTTTTTTCACAACAGCCGTAGCCGGCTTGGCTGTACATCCAGTCTCCAAACACAATACCCCACACAGGGATGCTTGCCTGCTGTCTTTCTTCACATGGCTCACCTGCTTGCCTCAAACAGGTGCTTGTGCTGCTCCGCCCCTTTCCCCAGTGCCGACATCTCCCCTGCCCCGCAGCTCACCTAGGTCCTTTCGCCGTTTGTACTCATTGATATTACAGTTGATCTCCTTTACAGCTAGGACAGCCGCTGCCACCGGAGCATGATCTGGATGAGACTCAGGTGTTGCACTAAGGAGCTCCATCAGCAGCAGCGGGTAGCGCATTACACGCTGAACGGGCTTGATCAGGAAGGAGCCCAGATCAATGTAGTTGGTGCAGCCCCTGATAAAGGATAGGGAAGTGTTAGCAGACAGAAGATCATAGGGGTCACCCACGCTCCACTGCCAACCTGGCTCTCAACCCCAAAGTACTGCAACCTAGGGAAATCATGCCACATCTCCCAAAGCCAGAAAGATGacctataaattaaataaatatccagacacacagggtggtattcaatgttagtcctactcagactagacgCATTCAACTTCAAAAAGTAACAGCCTGTGGACTAGTTGTTCCCTATCAATAGCTACCCACTCTAGTACCTCCACCTCACTCAACTCCTTCCCAACCTGAGCAGGCAAAGATGGCCACAGCAGTCTGAGCTCCTAGTGTACTGATGACTTCTGCAGCCCTCTCTTCCCACTCCTATGAGAAGCACAGACCCTATTCCCAGACCTCTTCATGCTACTTCTCCAGACAAATATGCACAAATACTTATTCAGACTGTACATTTATTTGTGGGTAGGTATACAGAGTATGTCAGCTAAAGAACAGAATAGGGAAGTCAGGCACAGAGAGTAACTGGGAACAGCAAGAAACAGGGCTAATGTTATAAAAATGTCACTTACCATTCAGTGTAGAGACTCCTGCCAGAAAGAGAAAAAGCAGCTGATTAGAATGATTTCTACCGTCTCCACCTCCCAGGCAACAACCTAAGCTGCACACAAGCCATTGGCTAAGAAACCCCTAGCCCAAGTATTgggaagctgtgaccctccagatgttgctggactacaactcccatcagccctgaccactggccatgctgggagttggagtccaacgatgtttggagggccacagcttccccagtcCTGCTCTATTCAATATAGGTGGCTGAGGGTCATGTCTGGAGAAAGTGTGTATCAGTGGAGCAGAGTCTCAGCTTCTGACCCCAGCACAAACCAGTGGAGCCCACCAACAAATGAACAGGTTCTTCTGTCCTAACTGGGAAGGCGCGCAAATGAGAGGGGATGAGGCCAAACTATCCCTTCCTGTTGGAGCACAGCAGTGGGGCTGGGACAGAGAGGAAAGAGTCCAGGCTGCCCTCTCACCTGAGGCTCTCTAGAGACTCCAGAAGATACTTCTGCACCCTCTCATCTTTTTCATAGGTCTCCAGGAGGGCAATGGCCTCGTCGTGGTTCTGGCAGTTGACTTTGTACACATCCTCCAGCTCAGCCCGAAATGCCAAGAAGGTTGGCCCTTTGGAGGGAAAGCGACACAACCCATTTAGTAGCTCTCTTCTTACACACATCCTCTTCCTGATGGAAAGGGCTCCTAATGGCCAGTCAGCAGCAAGAAATTGTAAGACTATTCCCTTGCTAAGCTGCTGAAAAACCAGGAGgctggggaaggagagagggcacCTTCCAACAACACATACATGGGCTCCCAACAACACATCTCTGCCTATTGAGGATATTGGTATACTGACACGAAGAGAAACTGTAATGTATAATGTCCTAATGTAATGTTAACTGTAATGTTAACTGAAAGGTCTACCTTCTCCAATATATATCTGCCCAAACCTTACTTTCCTCTTCAGACGCTCTGCTCCATATGCCCTAAGTGAGGCAGGTAACAgctaaggagagggccttcttagggACAGCACCCTGGCTCTTCAATAGCCTCCCGAGAGGCTCACCTAGCAATTCTTTACAATTTTTCAGCACCAGATAAAgttctttttatttttccaggtttttaaaaagtgtgatcTTAAAAACGGATCCCTCCCCGATACACTTGTAGTATATTGCGTAGTTATAGTGcgaatttcatttttaaatatcTTTGTGCTGAAAATTGTGTTatgatatttttaataatgtattttatttttttatttattaaatgtactgtatatcccactcttcctcccagaaggagcccagagtggcatttTATCTTTGTGAGCTGCCCAGAGAACAGTATTATTGGGCCAGCAATATAAATGccgtgaataataataataataataataatttaatttgtgggtcgcctatctggccaatggccactctaggcgacgtacaatttaacaacaatacattacatcataataaaatacatcataaaatacaatataaccataaaacaataaaacagttccagtacagagtagtaggctattcgtcgtaaaaatttaaccctccccgtaagtcccaaaggcctgtctgaagagccaggtcttcaaagcttggcggaatacatccagggaaggggcatgtcgaaggtcatacgggagggagttccagagagtgggggccgccactgaaaatgccctctctcttgtccccgccaacctagctgttttagttggtgggattgagagaaggtcctgtgtggctgatcttgttgggcggcatggttggtggcgctggaggcgctccatcagataaactgggccgagaccgtatagggatttaaaggttaataccaacaccttgaattgggcccggaaaataactgggagccagtgtaggtcgaacaacactggggtgatgtgttcccggcggcgacagtttgtaagtagtcgagccgcagcattttgtgtaagttgtaatttccggaccgttttcaagggtaaccccacgtacagcgcattacagtaatccaaccgagaggtgaccagggcatgtaccaccagtgggagctgatgagcaggaaggtagggctgcagtctacgaatgaggtgtaattgataccaagctgcccggctcactgccgaaatctgagcctccatggacagcttggaatcaagaacaaccccaaggctgtggacctggtccttcaggggcaatttcaccccgtcgaacaccaggtcaacatctcccagccttcccttgtctcccacgagtagcacctcagtcttatcaggattcaacttcagcctgttccttcccatccatccactcacggattccaggcacttggacatggtctccacagcagactctggtgaagatttaaacgagagatagagctgagtgtcatccgcatattggtgacactgcagcccaaatctcctgatgattgtccccagcggcttcatatagatattaaatagcatgggagagaggatagagccctgtggtacaccacaattgagaggccaagggtctgaaacctcctcccccaatgctacctgttgatgcctgtcggaaagaaaggaatggaaccaccgtagtacagtgcctcctattcccgattcctccaggcgatgtaaaaggatactgtggtcgacagtatcaaaagccgctgagagatcgaggaggacaagaaaggtgaattctcccctatctaat comes from the Rhineura floridana isolate rRhiFlo1 chromosome 7, rRhiFlo1.hap2, whole genome shotgun sequence genome and includes:
- the DNMBP gene encoding dynamin-binding protein isoform X5, encoding MTLLSSQPASLESAEATTPNPEQRMLEKRAKVIEELLQTERDYIRDLEMCVQKVLVPLQEAQVPHVDCEGLFGNIHGVIAFSKQLLSTLEAADAVGPTFLAFRAELEDVYKVNCQNHDEAIALLETYEKDERVQKYLLESLESLRSLYTEWGCTNYIDLGSFLIKPVQRVMRYPLLLMELLSATPESHPDHAPVAAAVLAVKEINCNINEYKRRKDLVLKYRKTDDDSLIEKISKLNFHSIIKKSNRVSSHLKHLTGFAPQLKDEAFEETEKNFRMQERLIKSFIRDLSLYLQHVRESACVKVMAALSMWDLCMEKGSAELEQFQKVHRLISDQLFSDFKERTERLVISPLNQLLNMFAGPHKLVQKRFDKLLDFHTCTERAERLKDKRTLEELQSARNNYEALNTQLLDELPKFQCCAKDLFTSCLRGYVEAHCDFVRLVLQELQPLLLLLQVVGKEGNLVAIFQEEHSRVLQQLQVFTFFPESAPTAKRPFERKSLERQSARRQPLLGMPSYMLQSDDLRAALLARYPPDKLFKAERNFNAAQELDVSLLEGDLVGVLKKKDPMGSQNRWLIDNGVTKGFVYSSFLKPYNPRCSHSDASVGSHSSSESEHSSSSSRGSSTPSSVASNASVSSPQQPPQDSGFQGDLVSSLQSLSEVDALCQPQMAPTVESSQPPRILPASWRYSNPDPHNGHPARSKARIMPSLQNGNSRLRNSDSKGNQVYYAVYTFKGRNSNELSITANQRLKILQFEDITGNQDWWLAEAHGKRGYVPSSYIRKTEYT
- the DNMBP gene encoding dynamin-binding protein isoform X4, which gives rise to MVPHLDQRGARDDFWTRLEMTLLSSQPASLESAEATTPNPEQRMLEKRAKVIEELLQTERDYIRDLEMCVQKVLVPLQEAQVPHVDCEGLFGNIHGVIAFSKQLLSTLEAADAVGPTFLAFRAELEDVYKVNCQNHDEAIALLETYEKDERVQKYLLESLESLRSLYTEWGCTNYIDLGSFLIKPVQRVMRYPLLLMELLSATPESHPDHAPVAAAVLAVKEINCNINEYKRRKDLVLKYRKTDDDSLIEKISKLNFHSIIKKSNRVSSHLKHLTGFAPQLKDEAFEETEKNFRMQERLIKSFIRDLSLYLQHVRESACVKVMAALSMWDLCMEKGSAELEQFQKVHRLISDQLFSDFKERTERLVISPLNQLLNMFAGPHKLVQKRFDKLLDFHTCTERAERLKDKRTLEELQSARNNYEALNTQLLDELPKFQCCAKDLFTSCLRGYVEAHCDFVRLVLQELQPLLLLLQVVGKEGNLVAIFQEEHSRVLQQLQVFTFFPESAPTAKRPFERKSLERQSARRQPLLGMPSYMLQSDDLRAALLARYPPDKLFKAERNFNAAQELDVSLLEGDLVGVLKKKDPMGSQNRWLIDNGVTKGFVYSSFLKPYNPRCSHSDASVGSHSSSESEHSSSSSRGSSTPSSVASNASVSSPQQPPQDSGFQGDLVSSLQSLSEVDALCQPQMAPTVESSQPPRILPASWRYSNPDPHNGHPARSKARIMPSLQNGNSRLRNSDSKGNQVYYAVYTFKGRNSNELSITANQRLKILQFEDITGNQDWWLAEAHGKRGYVPSSYIRKTEYT